A DNA window from Pungitius pungitius chromosome 1, fPunPun2.1, whole genome shotgun sequence contains the following coding sequences:
- the magi3a gene encoding membrane-associated guanylate kinase, WW and PDZ domain-containing protein 3a isoform X2, translating into MSKTLKKKKHWSSKVQECTLSWGASGELVAVVEVSGGAELGEFPHLGHVVSEAMVCHVGRFPCSGDVLLEVNGTPVSGLTNRDTLAVIRHFREPIRLKTVKPGKVLNTDLRHYLSLQFQKGSLDHKLQQVIRDNLYLRTIPCTTRQPREGEVPGVDYNFISVGEFRDLEESGLLLESGTYDGNYYGTPKPPAEPSPVQPDLVDQVLFDEEFDSEVQRKRTTSVSKMDRKDSVAPEEEEEDERPPMSNGLAEHKDQAEWRKTVPSYNQSAAAMDMRVWTTPDEGQESLPKKWEMAYTETGMVYFIDHNSKTTTWLDPRLAKKAKPPEKCVEGELPYGWEKIVDPQFGTYYVDHINQKTQFENPVQEAKKNLSVEVPAAVLLPPATPSEEPSRGARVFTRDPSQLQGSILQAALRKSSQGFGFTIIGGDRPDEFLQVKNVLPDGPAAHDNKIASGDVIVDINGACVLGKTHADVVKMFQSIPINQYVDMVLCRGYPLPEDSSSTEESSGGLPTSKDTSPSPSASTQQDLHQTDGGTLSRQTAAVPPMTNGGRHHHHHHHHLHQQHLPPVLNQEGPDPTLLQPELVSVPLVKGPGGFGFAIADCPLGQKVKMILDAQWCRGLLKGDVIKEINRQNVQTLSHSQVVDILKDLPVGSEVNVLVLRGGHTSPVKSLKPCTAPMSQALSQPTPQHAAQPMPPPCSQPAAQPLQPDALGSMEALGPSELVPNPLPFPGNTLRVSSPKPDASELYIRSKALLDSRPPNTKDLDVFIKRNQESGFGFRVLGGEGPDQPVYIGAIVPLGAAEKDGRLRAGDELLCIDGVPVKGKSHKQVLELMTNAARNGQVMLTVRRKQSDGEEEESAPQPLQVAAALVNSSPKVPRAEVPDAVPPVVPSSRPEVFDVTLQRKDNEGFGFVILTSKNKPPPGVIPHKIGRIIEGSPTDRIGQMKVGDRISAVNGLSIMELSHNDIVQLIKDAGNSVTLTVVPEDDSAPPSGTNSAKQSPSAQHRAMGQQPPSYPDRNGDTEVRNSFPPSEMGTFIMSGSKQGCFVVELDRSQRGFGFSLRGGKEYNMGLFILRLAEDGPALRDGRIHVGDQIVEINGEATQGITHTRAIELIQAGGSKVHLLLRPGQGLVPDHSSKDKVTIPSSSYPRLSESDGRSSPVSPASVFLSTSEPSPSSPKSAPVLDEFSAADHRAPGSPGAGREHGRQANRSRGQKLPEHNHKQTTDPSSEVASPKRGPEGQVDPKERSESPRKTERGHGRSLEDVRKDRKVQGQREHRSSSPRKREHEPAAGEPRSPRRPAGQQPRIAPGEGKDWGSKGEDGARRHERAAAEGGDKGFGTSDRHKRSKRAELEAAAAHKSYSQMPRERVALDGDGGTLNRKSRREKGDKDARESKRHGPTEEEEEDGKDPRGSSSSLQDPSCNGTTTSSSKKSPITPGPWKVPSSAKIQSQVDKTYADV; encoded by the exons GTAAGGTGTTGAACACCGATTTGCGTCACTACCTCAGCCTGCAGTTTCAGAAGGGCTCCCTGGACCACAAGCTCCAGCAGGTGATCAGGGACAACCTGTACCTGCGCACCATTCCCT GTACCACTCGGCAGCCCAGAGAAGGGGAGGTTCCGGGAGTGGACTACAATTTCATCAGCGTGGGGGAGTTCCGTGACCTGGAGGAAAGCGGGCTGTTGCTGGAGAGTGGCACCTATGATG GCAACTACTACGGGACCCCTAAGCCCCCCGCGGAGCCCAGCCCCGTGCAGCCGGACTTGGTGGACCAAGTCCTGTTTGACGAGGAGTTCGACTCCGAGGTGCAGCGAAAACGCACCACCTCAGTCAGTAAGATGGACAGAAAGGACAGCGTCGCacccgaggaagaggaggaagacgagaggCCTCCAATGTCGAACGGCTTGGCTG AGCACAAGGACCAGGCGGAGTGGAGGAAGACGGTGCCCAGCTACAACCAGTCGGCCGCGGCCATGGATATGCGCGTTTGGACCACGCCGGACGAAGGTCAGGAGTCTTTGCCGAAGAAGTGGGAGATGGCCTACACGGAGACGGGCATGGTTTATTTCATAGA TCACAACAGCAAGACCACAACCTGGCTGGACCCCCGCCTCGCCAAGAAGGCCAAGCCTCCCGAGAAATGCGTGGAAGGAG AGCTGCCCTACGGCTGGGAGAAGATCGTGGACCCGCAGTTCGGCACCTACTACGTAGA CCACATCAACCAGAAGACCCAGTTTGAGAATCCAGTGCAGGAAGCGAAGAAGAATTTGAGCGTTGAGGTGCCCGCCGCAGTGCTGCTGCCACCAGCCACACCCTCAG AGGAGCCCAGCAGGGGGGCCCGGGTCTTCACGCGGGATCCTTCCCAGCTGCAGGGCTCCATCCTGCAGGCGGCGCTCAGAAAGAGCTCCCAGGGCTTCGGGTTCACCATCATCGGAGGGGACCGACCCGACGAATTCCTTCAGGTGAAAAACGTCCTTCCCGATGGGCCCGCCGCGCATGACAACAAGATCGCCTCAG GCGACGTGATCGTGGACATCAACGGGGCGTGTGTGCTGGGGAAGACTCACGCTGATGTGGTGAAAATGTTCCAGTCCATCCCCATCAACCAGTACGTGGACATGGTCCTTTGCCGGGGCTACCCCCTGCCCGAGGACTCCAGCAGCACCGAGGAGTCCTCGGGAGGCCTCCCCACCTCCAAGGACACTTCCCCGTCCCCCTCAGCCTCCACACAACAGGACCTCCACCAGACAGATGGAGGAACCCTCTCCAGGCAGACTGCCGCAGTACCACCCATGACCAATGGTggtcgccaccaccaccaccaccaccaccaccttcacCAACAGCACCTTCCTCCCGTCCTCAACCAAGAGGGCCCCGACCCCACCCTGTTGCAGCCAGAGCTGGTGAGCGTGCCCTTGGTAAAAGGCCCGGGGGGGTTCGGCTTCGCCATCGCGGATTGCCCCCTGGGCCAGAAGGTGAAGATGATCCTGGACGCCCAGTGGTGCCGCGGCCTGCTGAAGGGCGACGTCATCAAGGAGATCAACCGGCAGAATGTCCAGACGCTGAGCCACTCCCAGGTGGTGGACATCCTCAAAGACCTCCCCGTGGGCAGCGAGGTCAACGTGCTGGTGCTGAGGGGAG GTCACACATCTCCTGTGAAATCACTAAAACCA TGCACCGCTCCCATGTCCCAAGCATTGTCCCAGCCGACTCCCCAACACGCCGCCCAGCCGATGCCCCCCCCGTGCTCCCAGCCCGCCGCCCAGCCGCTGCAGCCGGACGCACTCGGCAGCATGGAGGCCCTCGGGCCCTCTGAGCTGGTCCCCAACCCGCTCCCTTTCCCTGGCAACACGCTACGCGTGTCTTCACCCAAACCGGACGCATCTGAGCTCTACATCAGGTCCAAGGCCTTGCTCGACAGCAGAC CTCCCAACACCAAGGACCTGGATGTGTTCATCAAACGAAACCAGGAGTCGGGATTCGGCTTCAGGGTCCTCGGGGGCGAGGGGCCGGATCAGCCG GTGTACATCGGCGCCATCGTGCCGCTCGGCGCGGCCGAGAAGGACGGGCGCCTGCGGGCGGGGGACGAGCTGCTCTGCATCGACGGCGTGCCGGTCAAGGGCAAATCCCACAAGCAGGTGCTCGAGCTGATGACCAACGCTGCCCGCAACGGCCAAGTCATGCTCACGGTCCGCAGGAAACAGTCGG atggggaagaagaggagagcgcTCCGCAGCCCCTGCAAGTGGCAGCCGCCCTGGTCAACAGCTCTCCCAAGGTGCCGCGCGCCGAGGTCCCGGACGCCGTCCCGCCCGTCGTCCCCTCCTCTCGGCCGGAGGTGTTCGACGTCACTCTGCAGCGCAAAGACAACGAGGGCTTCGGCTTTGTCATCCTGACGTCAAAGAACAAGCCCCCGCCCGGAG TCATACCTCACAAGATTGGCCGTATTATCGAGGGCAGCCCCACCGACCGCATAGGTCAGATGAAAGTGGGAGACCGTATCTCCGCTGTCAACGGTCTGTCCATCATGGAGCTGTCGCACAACGATATCGTCCAGCTCATCAAAGACGCCGGCAACAGCGTCACCCTCACTGTGGTGCCGGAGGATG acagtGCTCCTCCGTCTGGGACAAATTCGGCCAAACAGAGCCCTTCGGCACAACACAGAGCTATGGGCCAGCAGCCTCCCAGCTATCCAGACag AAACGGTGATACTGAGGTGAGGAACTCTTTCCCGCCAAGCGAGATGGGAACCTTCATCATGTCAGGCTCCAAGCAG GGCTGCTTTGTAGTGGAGCTGGACCGCAGTCAGAGAGGCTTCGGCTTCAgtctgagaggagggaaggagtaTAACATGGGCCTGTTCATCCTGCGACTGGCTGAGGACGGACCTGCTCTCAGAGACGGCAGGATACAT GTTGGAGATCAGATCGTGGAGATCAACGGCGAGGCCACGCAGGGCATCACGCACACTCGGGCAATCGAGCTGATCCAAGCAGGAGGCAGCAAAGTGCATCTGCTGCTTCGACCTGGCCAGGGCTTGGTCCCCGATCACA GTTCGAAGGACAAAGTTACTATTCCAAGCTCAAGCTATCCCAGACTTTCCGAATCTGACGGGCGCTCATCTCCCGTCTCTCCggcctctgtctttctctctaccTCGGAACCGTCCCCATCTTCACCCAAATCTGCCCCCGTCCTCGATGAGTTCTCCGCGGCGGATCACAGGGCGCCCGGGTCTCCTGGCGCTGGGCGGGAGCACGGTAGGCAGGCGAACAGATCGAGAGGACAAAAGCTCCCCGAGCACAACCACAAGCAAACCACCGACCCCAGCAGCGAGGTGGCTAGTCCCAAGAGAGGCCCTGAAGGCCAGGTAGATCCCAAAGAGCGCTCGGAGAGCCCCCGAAAAACTGAGCGAGGCCACGGCAGATCCCTGGAGGATGTAAGGAAGGACCGAAAAGTCCAAGGGCAGCGAGAACACCGCTCCTCCAGCCCCAGAAAGAGAGAACACGAGCCCGCTGCTGGGGAGCCCCGGAGCCCCCGGCGTCCAGCTGGCCAACAGCCCAGGATTGCTCCTGGAGAAGGGAAGGACTGGGGGTCCAAGGGGGAGGATGGCGCCCGCAGGCACGAGAGGGCGGCCGCGGAGGGTGGAGACAAAGGTTTTGGGACCAGTGATCGCCACAAGAGGAGCAAAAGAGCCGAGCTagaggcggcggcggcacaCAAATCCTATTCTCAAATGCCCAGGGAGCGGGTCGCGTTGGATGGCGATGGTGGTACCCTAAACCGGAAGAGCAGAAGAGAGAAGGGGGACAAGGATGCTCGGGAAAGCAAGCGGCACGGGCCaacggaagaagaagaagaagatggaaagGATCCGAGGGGGTCAAGCAGTAGCCTCCAGGACCCCAGCTGCAACGggaccaccaccagcagcagcaagaaGTCTCCCATCACCCCCGGCCCGTGGAAAGTTCCCAGTTCTGCCAAAATCCAGTCCCAAGTGGACAAAACGTACGCAGACGTCTGA
- the magi3a gene encoding membrane-associated guanylate kinase, WW and PDZ domain-containing protein 3a isoform X1 — protein MSKTLKKKKHWSSKVQECTLSWGASGELVAVVEVSGGAELGEFPHLGHVVSEAMVCHVGRFPCSGDVLLEVNGTPVSGLTNRDTLAVIRHFREPIRLKTVKPGKVLNTDLRHYLSLQFQKGSLDHKLQQVIRDNLYLRTIPCTTRQPREGEVPGVDYNFISVGEFRDLEESGLLLESGTYDGNYYGTPKPPAEPSPVQPDLVDQVLFDEEFDSEVQRKRTTSVSKMDRKDSVAPEEEEEDERPPMSNGLAEHKDQAEWRKTVPSYNQSAAAMDMRVWTTPDEGQESLPKKWEMAYTETGMVYFIDHNSKTTTWLDPRLAKKAKPPEKCVEGELPYGWEKIVDPQFGTYYVDHINQKTQFENPVQEAKKNLSVEVPAAVLLPPATPSAEEPSRGARVFTRDPSQLQGSILQAALRKSSQGFGFTIIGGDRPDEFLQVKNVLPDGPAAHDNKIASGDVIVDINGACVLGKTHADVVKMFQSIPINQYVDMVLCRGYPLPEDSSSTEESSGGLPTSKDTSPSPSASTQQDLHQTDGGTLSRQTAAVPPMTNGGRHHHHHHHHLHQQHLPPVLNQEGPDPTLLQPELVSVPLVKGPGGFGFAIADCPLGQKVKMILDAQWCRGLLKGDVIKEINRQNVQTLSHSQVVDILKDLPVGSEVNVLVLRGGHTSPVKSLKPCTAPMSQALSQPTPQHAAQPMPPPCSQPAAQPLQPDALGSMEALGPSELVPNPLPFPGNTLRVSSPKPDASELYIRSKALLDSRPPNTKDLDVFIKRNQESGFGFRVLGGEGPDQPVYIGAIVPLGAAEKDGRLRAGDELLCIDGVPVKGKSHKQVLELMTNAARNGQVMLTVRRKQSDGEEEESAPQPLQVAAALVNSSPKVPRAEVPDAVPPVVPSSRPEVFDVTLQRKDNEGFGFVILTSKNKPPPGVIPHKIGRIIEGSPTDRIGQMKVGDRISAVNGLSIMELSHNDIVQLIKDAGNSVTLTVVPEDDSAPPSGTNSAKQSPSAQHRAMGQQPPSYPDRNGDTEVRNSFPPSEMGTFIMSGSKQGCFVVELDRSQRGFGFSLRGGKEYNMGLFILRLAEDGPALRDGRIHVGDQIVEINGEATQGITHTRAIELIQAGGSKVHLLLRPGQGLVPDHSSKDKVTIPSSSYPRLSESDGRSSPVSPASVFLSTSEPSPSSPKSAPVLDEFSAADHRAPGSPGAGREHGRQANRSRGQKLPEHNHKQTTDPSSEVASPKRGPEGQVDPKERSESPRKTERGHGRSLEDVRKDRKVQGQREHRSSSPRKREHEPAAGEPRSPRRPAGQQPRIAPGEGKDWGSKGEDGARRHERAAAEGGDKGFGTSDRHKRSKRAELEAAAAHKSYSQMPRERVALDGDGGTLNRKSRREKGDKDARESKRHGPTEEEEEDGKDPRGSSSSLQDPSCNGTTTSSSKKSPITPGPWKVPSSAKIQSQVDKTYADV, from the exons GTAAGGTGTTGAACACCGATTTGCGTCACTACCTCAGCCTGCAGTTTCAGAAGGGCTCCCTGGACCACAAGCTCCAGCAGGTGATCAGGGACAACCTGTACCTGCGCACCATTCCCT GTACCACTCGGCAGCCCAGAGAAGGGGAGGTTCCGGGAGTGGACTACAATTTCATCAGCGTGGGGGAGTTCCGTGACCTGGAGGAAAGCGGGCTGTTGCTGGAGAGTGGCACCTATGATG GCAACTACTACGGGACCCCTAAGCCCCCCGCGGAGCCCAGCCCCGTGCAGCCGGACTTGGTGGACCAAGTCCTGTTTGACGAGGAGTTCGACTCCGAGGTGCAGCGAAAACGCACCACCTCAGTCAGTAAGATGGACAGAAAGGACAGCGTCGCacccgaggaagaggaggaagacgagaggCCTCCAATGTCGAACGGCTTGGCTG AGCACAAGGACCAGGCGGAGTGGAGGAAGACGGTGCCCAGCTACAACCAGTCGGCCGCGGCCATGGATATGCGCGTTTGGACCACGCCGGACGAAGGTCAGGAGTCTTTGCCGAAGAAGTGGGAGATGGCCTACACGGAGACGGGCATGGTTTATTTCATAGA TCACAACAGCAAGACCACAACCTGGCTGGACCCCCGCCTCGCCAAGAAGGCCAAGCCTCCCGAGAAATGCGTGGAAGGAG AGCTGCCCTACGGCTGGGAGAAGATCGTGGACCCGCAGTTCGGCACCTACTACGTAGA CCACATCAACCAGAAGACCCAGTTTGAGAATCCAGTGCAGGAAGCGAAGAAGAATTTGAGCGTTGAGGTGCCCGCCGCAGTGCTGCTGCCACCAGCCACACCCTCAG CAGAGGAGCCCAGCAGGGGGGCCCGGGTCTTCACGCGGGATCCTTCCCAGCTGCAGGGCTCCATCCTGCAGGCGGCGCTCAGAAAGAGCTCCCAGGGCTTCGGGTTCACCATCATCGGAGGGGACCGACCCGACGAATTCCTTCAGGTGAAAAACGTCCTTCCCGATGGGCCCGCCGCGCATGACAACAAGATCGCCTCAG GCGACGTGATCGTGGACATCAACGGGGCGTGTGTGCTGGGGAAGACTCACGCTGATGTGGTGAAAATGTTCCAGTCCATCCCCATCAACCAGTACGTGGACATGGTCCTTTGCCGGGGCTACCCCCTGCCCGAGGACTCCAGCAGCACCGAGGAGTCCTCGGGAGGCCTCCCCACCTCCAAGGACACTTCCCCGTCCCCCTCAGCCTCCACACAACAGGACCTCCACCAGACAGATGGAGGAACCCTCTCCAGGCAGACTGCCGCAGTACCACCCATGACCAATGGTggtcgccaccaccaccaccaccaccaccaccttcacCAACAGCACCTTCCTCCCGTCCTCAACCAAGAGGGCCCCGACCCCACCCTGTTGCAGCCAGAGCTGGTGAGCGTGCCCTTGGTAAAAGGCCCGGGGGGGTTCGGCTTCGCCATCGCGGATTGCCCCCTGGGCCAGAAGGTGAAGATGATCCTGGACGCCCAGTGGTGCCGCGGCCTGCTGAAGGGCGACGTCATCAAGGAGATCAACCGGCAGAATGTCCAGACGCTGAGCCACTCCCAGGTGGTGGACATCCTCAAAGACCTCCCCGTGGGCAGCGAGGTCAACGTGCTGGTGCTGAGGGGAG GTCACACATCTCCTGTGAAATCACTAAAACCA TGCACCGCTCCCATGTCCCAAGCATTGTCCCAGCCGACTCCCCAACACGCCGCCCAGCCGATGCCCCCCCCGTGCTCCCAGCCCGCCGCCCAGCCGCTGCAGCCGGACGCACTCGGCAGCATGGAGGCCCTCGGGCCCTCTGAGCTGGTCCCCAACCCGCTCCCTTTCCCTGGCAACACGCTACGCGTGTCTTCACCCAAACCGGACGCATCTGAGCTCTACATCAGGTCCAAGGCCTTGCTCGACAGCAGAC CTCCCAACACCAAGGACCTGGATGTGTTCATCAAACGAAACCAGGAGTCGGGATTCGGCTTCAGGGTCCTCGGGGGCGAGGGGCCGGATCAGCCG GTGTACATCGGCGCCATCGTGCCGCTCGGCGCGGCCGAGAAGGACGGGCGCCTGCGGGCGGGGGACGAGCTGCTCTGCATCGACGGCGTGCCGGTCAAGGGCAAATCCCACAAGCAGGTGCTCGAGCTGATGACCAACGCTGCCCGCAACGGCCAAGTCATGCTCACGGTCCGCAGGAAACAGTCGG atggggaagaagaggagagcgcTCCGCAGCCCCTGCAAGTGGCAGCCGCCCTGGTCAACAGCTCTCCCAAGGTGCCGCGCGCCGAGGTCCCGGACGCCGTCCCGCCCGTCGTCCCCTCCTCTCGGCCGGAGGTGTTCGACGTCACTCTGCAGCGCAAAGACAACGAGGGCTTCGGCTTTGTCATCCTGACGTCAAAGAACAAGCCCCCGCCCGGAG TCATACCTCACAAGATTGGCCGTATTATCGAGGGCAGCCCCACCGACCGCATAGGTCAGATGAAAGTGGGAGACCGTATCTCCGCTGTCAACGGTCTGTCCATCATGGAGCTGTCGCACAACGATATCGTCCAGCTCATCAAAGACGCCGGCAACAGCGTCACCCTCACTGTGGTGCCGGAGGATG acagtGCTCCTCCGTCTGGGACAAATTCGGCCAAACAGAGCCCTTCGGCACAACACAGAGCTATGGGCCAGCAGCCTCCCAGCTATCCAGACag AAACGGTGATACTGAGGTGAGGAACTCTTTCCCGCCAAGCGAGATGGGAACCTTCATCATGTCAGGCTCCAAGCAG GGCTGCTTTGTAGTGGAGCTGGACCGCAGTCAGAGAGGCTTCGGCTTCAgtctgagaggagggaaggagtaTAACATGGGCCTGTTCATCCTGCGACTGGCTGAGGACGGACCTGCTCTCAGAGACGGCAGGATACAT GTTGGAGATCAGATCGTGGAGATCAACGGCGAGGCCACGCAGGGCATCACGCACACTCGGGCAATCGAGCTGATCCAAGCAGGAGGCAGCAAAGTGCATCTGCTGCTTCGACCTGGCCAGGGCTTGGTCCCCGATCACA GTTCGAAGGACAAAGTTACTATTCCAAGCTCAAGCTATCCCAGACTTTCCGAATCTGACGGGCGCTCATCTCCCGTCTCTCCggcctctgtctttctctctaccTCGGAACCGTCCCCATCTTCACCCAAATCTGCCCCCGTCCTCGATGAGTTCTCCGCGGCGGATCACAGGGCGCCCGGGTCTCCTGGCGCTGGGCGGGAGCACGGTAGGCAGGCGAACAGATCGAGAGGACAAAAGCTCCCCGAGCACAACCACAAGCAAACCACCGACCCCAGCAGCGAGGTGGCTAGTCCCAAGAGAGGCCCTGAAGGCCAGGTAGATCCCAAAGAGCGCTCGGAGAGCCCCCGAAAAACTGAGCGAGGCCACGGCAGATCCCTGGAGGATGTAAGGAAGGACCGAAAAGTCCAAGGGCAGCGAGAACACCGCTCCTCCAGCCCCAGAAAGAGAGAACACGAGCCCGCTGCTGGGGAGCCCCGGAGCCCCCGGCGTCCAGCTGGCCAACAGCCCAGGATTGCTCCTGGAGAAGGGAAGGACTGGGGGTCCAAGGGGGAGGATGGCGCCCGCAGGCACGAGAGGGCGGCCGCGGAGGGTGGAGACAAAGGTTTTGGGACCAGTGATCGCCACAAGAGGAGCAAAAGAGCCGAGCTagaggcggcggcggcacaCAAATCCTATTCTCAAATGCCCAGGGAGCGGGTCGCGTTGGATGGCGATGGTGGTACCCTAAACCGGAAGAGCAGAAGAGAGAAGGGGGACAAGGATGCTCGGGAAAGCAAGCGGCACGGGCCaacggaagaagaagaagaagatggaaagGATCCGAGGGGGTCAAGCAGTAGCCTCCAGGACCCCAGCTGCAACGggaccaccaccagcagcagcaagaaGTCTCCCATCACCCCCGGCCCGTGGAAAGTTCCCAGTTCTGCCAAAATCCAGTCCCAAGTGGACAAAACGTACGCAGACGTCTGA